From Falco cherrug isolate bFalChe1 chromosome 4, bFalChe1.pri, whole genome shotgun sequence, one genomic window encodes:
- the MRPL32 gene encoding LOW QUALITY PROTEIN: 39S ribosomal protein L32, mitochondrial (The sequence of the model RefSeq protein was modified relative to this genomic sequence to represent the inferred CDS: deleted 2 bases in 1 codon; substituted 2 bases at 2 genomic stop codons), which produces MVVQVMFFSPLPRLRGLLQRCWGQLEHGLLPSFCRSQSPPWGPALALQAPAFLPQPVNDTSESNEAPSLLDSILWMAAPKSRHTIEVNRCRXRNTPKLIKVKRNIDVCPECGNLKQKHVLCGYCYAKVKEETQQIRLEMCKKEXGPFSAPTVETTVLYDGEKPTEKDEGKRIVERARKHLSWFVQN; this is translated from the exons ATGGTGGTTCAggtgatgtttttttctcccctgccgCGGCTTCGTGGTCTCCTTCAGcgctgctggggacagctggAACATGGCCTCTTGCCGAGTTTCTGCAGGAGCCAGAGCCCGCCCTGGG gacCAGCACTAGCTCTCCAAGCTCCAGCTTTTCTTCCACAACCGGTAAATGACACCAGTGAAAGTAATGAGGCGCCAAGCCTGTTGGATAGCATCTTGTGGATGGCGGCGCCAAAGTCGCGGCACACCATTGAAGTGAATCGCTGCAGGTGAAGAAACACCCCTAAGCTTATAAAAGTAAAG AGGAACATAGATGTTTGTCCTGAGTGTGGAAACTTGAAACAGAAACATGTCCTGTGTGGCTACTGTTATGCAAAGGTCAAAGAAGAAACTCAACAGATACGGCTGGAAATGTGTAAAAAGGAATGAGGACCATTTAGTGCTCCAACTGTAGAGACAACA GTCCTTTATGATGGAGAAAAGCccacagaaaaagatgaaggCAAGCGGATCGTTGAAAGAGCCAGGAAGCATCTGTCTTGGTTTGTTCAAAATTAA
- the C4H7orf25 gene encoding UPF0415 protein C7orf25 homolog encodes MSVQSLLCERIAVAKELIKRAEALSKSQKRKVEGGAKLCGKLKAELNFLHKVEAGKVAIKESHLQSTNLTHLQAIIQSAENLEDVVSVLHVFTYEDRFGDKQTLVVDVVANGGHTWVKAIGRKAEALHNIWLGRGQYGDKSIIEQAEDFLQASHQQPVEYSNPHIIFAFYNSVSSPMAERLKEMGISVRGDVVAVNSLAEPSTENKHLSASESDEEGPELLQVTRVDRENLVASIAFPTQIKVNTCSRVNLDITTLITYVSALSYGGCYFIFKEKVLTEQAAQERKERVLPQLEEFMEGKELFACESAVRDFQSILETLGGPGEKERAALLIKRINVVPDQPSDRALGLVASSKINSRSLTIFGTGDTLKAITMTANSGFVRAAANQGVRFSVFVHQPRALTESKESVATPLPKSCPPDNGL; translated from the coding sequence ATGTCTGTGCAGTCGCTGCTTTGTGAAAGAATTGCTGTTGCCAAAGAATTGATCAAGAGAGCAGAAGCCCTTTCCAAGTCCCAGAAAAGGAAAGTGGAAGGTGGGGCAAAACTATGTGGCAAACTGAAGGCCGAATTAAACTTCTTACACAAGGTGGAGGCAGGGAAGGTGGCCATTAAAGAATCCCATCTGCAGAGTACAAACCTTACCCATCTCCAAGCCATTATTCAGTCAGCAGAGAACCTGGAGGACGTTGTCAGTGTCCTGCATGTCTTTACTTATGAGGACAGGTTTGGAGACAAACAGACACTGGTGGTAGATGTTGTTGCAAATGGAGGTCACACGTGGGTGAAGGCCATTGGTCGGAAGGCTGAGGCTCTGCATAACATCTGGTTGGGGAGAGGCCAGTATGGTGACAAAAGCATCATTGAGCAGGCAGAGGACTTCCTGCAGGCAAGCCATCAGCAGCCAGTGGAGTACAGCAATCCCCACATAATCTTTGCATTCTACAACAGCGTGTCCAGTCCTATGGCAGAGAGACTCAAGGAGATGGGAATATCTGTGCGAGGAGACGTTGTTGCTGTGAATTCACTGGCAGAGCCAtctacagaaaacaagcacCTTAGTGCCAGTGAATCAGATGAAGAAGGCCCTGAACTCCTGCAGGTGACCAGAGTAGACCGGGAGAATCTAGTGGCTAGCATTGCTTTTCCAACCCAGATCAAAGTAAACACGTGCAGTAGAGTTAACTTGGACATCACTACCTTAATAACCTATGTCTCTGCTCTGAGCTATGGTGGCTGCTACTtcatcttcaaagaaaaagtgTTAACGGAGCAAGCAGcccaggagaggaaggagagagtCCTGCCTCAGCTGGAGGAGTTCATGGAGGGGAAAGAGCTCTTCGCCTGTGAATCTGCTGTCAGAGATTTTCAGTCCATCTTAGAAACACTGGGAGGACCTGGGGAGAAAGAGCGAGCTGCATTGCTTATTAAAAGAATTAATGTGGTGCCAGATCAGCCGTCTGACCGTGCCTTAGGACTAGTGGCTAGTTCAAAAATCAACAGCCGTTCTCTAACCATTTTTGGGACAGGAGACACTTTAAAAGCCATCACCATGACTGCAAACAGTGGTTTTGTGAGGGCAGCGGCTAACCAAGGTGTCAGGTTCAGTGTTTTTGTCCATCAGCCACGAGCAttgacagaaagcaaagaatctGTTGCCACACCTTTACCAAAGAGCTGCCCACCTGATAATGGACTGTAA
- the PSMA2 gene encoding proteasome subunit alpha type-2, with protein MAERGYSFSLTTFSPSGKLVQIEYALAAVAAGAPSVGIKAANGVVLATEKKQKSILYDERSVHKVEPITKHIGLVYSGMGPDYRVLVHRARKLAQQYYLVYHEPIPTAQLVQRIASVMQEYTQSGGVRPFGVSLLICGWNEGRPYLFQSDPSGAYFAWKATAMGKNYVNGKTFLEKRYNEDLELEDAIHTAILTLKESFEGQMTEDNIEVGICNEAGFRRLTPTEVKDYLAAIA; from the exons ATGGCGGAGCGCGGCTACAGCTTCTCCCTCACTACGTTCAG tCCCTCTGGAAAGCTTGTTCAGATTGAATATGCTTtagctgcagtggctgcaggagctccaTCGGTTGGGATTAAAG CTGCAAATGGAGTGGTATTGGCAACTGAGAAGAAGCAGAAGTCTATCCTTTATGATGAAAGGAGTGTCCACAAAGTAGAACCAATTACCAAACATATAGGTTTAGTGTACAGCGGTATGGGTCCAGATTATAG aGTACTTGTGCACAGAGCTCGGAAGCTGGCCCAGCAATATTATTTGGTTTATCATGAGCCCATTCCAACAGCTCAGCTAGTACAGAGAATTGCTTCTGTGATGCAGGAGTACACACAATCTGG tGGTGTTCGTCCGTTTGGTGTATCACTGCTAATATGTGGCTGGAATGAAGGGCGGCCCTATTTATTTCAGTCAGATCCATCC GGAGCTTACTTTGCGTGGAAAGCAACAGCGATGGGCAAAAACTACGTCAATGGGAAAACATTCCTTGAGAAAAG ATACAATGAAGATCTGGAGCTTGAAGATGCCATTCATACAGCTATCTTAACACTAAAG gaGAGCTTTGAAGGGCAAATGACAGAAGACAACATTGAAGTCGGCATCTGTAATGAAGCTGGTTTTAGGAGGCTAACTCCAACTGAGGTTAAGGACTACTTGGCTGCAATAGCCTAG